The stretch of DNA TTAATATAAAATCTACAAATAATTATCAAGGTCGTGGTGTTTATTACGAGATTTTAATATAATCAATAAAGTGTATAAAAGTACAATTACAAAGCTGTATTAAAGTTTTAGATAGTAGAACACTTATACGTTTAGAAAAAGGTTCAGAAGGTGTAAGGTTGTCAACTGCATTACATATTACAAAAATGTTTGGTTTAAAATTAATATTGGAATAAGAAATGACTAAATTGAGAATATATTGTGATAAATATGAAGTTTGGAGTGATAACTAAAATTCAGACACATTTATTCCAATCTCTATGATACTGTTCGAATAGGAATGATTTTTACAAGTAGAATATATATATAATTTAGTATTGGAAACCTATATTTCCAAACTAAAATATATAAACGATTAACCCTGCTCTTTTCATATAATCTAGTTTTTTGATAATAACTTTAAACTGATGCATTTGAGTTTATTTTATCTTGGAATCTTTTAATGAAGTGTATGAATTTTAGTTACTTCTCCACCTCTCCAGTAATATTATATAGATAATAAGCTATTCCTCCATGTTTCTTTAAGTAATGATAAAAAATCTTTTACTTCTTTATCATCTGTGTTGTATTGATCAATCTCTTGTTTTGTGATAGATATAGAATCTTCACACTCTTTGAGTATATTTTCATACTCTTTGTTAGATAATCCACAACTTTGTTTTGCAAAAGTCTTATAAGTTTTTTCTTTCCACCATAGTTTCCCATCTGATAATCTTAAAGCTGGTATATCATTTTTTACATATATTATTGTTGTTACTACATCATATATAGGAGCCAAATAGGCATCATCAAAATCATTTTCATAAAGTATCCCATAATTCTTTAGATGTCCATCTCCATTTTGTAATAAATGATTCATAACCAATGTTTTAAAAAATATTCTCAAACTATCTTTGCGTCTTTGTGGAGGTATAATATCTTTTATAACTCTTGTACACTCTTCATAACTTCCATCATATTTTTGAGTTGTTCCTCGTGCAGTTAGCACACACATATCTTCAAATCCTAAGTAGTTTTCATCCTCTTTTACATCAAATCTTTTCATCACAAACATGCTTAAATCATCACTAAGAAAAAAATCTGGTATTTCTAGTCCTGTATTTTTAACAGCTCTCATACAAAAGTACTCATTAAGTGCTAGTTATGAGTATTGTGGTTCCCAAGATTTCACTATATAGTGTTCAAACTTCATAGTTTTCTTATCTTGAGCTTTTAATAATAGTTTTGGTTGTACTCCAGACACTCCAGAACGAATAGCAAACTTATCCATTAGTTCACTAAAAAGATTTTGTTTAGATGAATGTAGGATACTTGATAGTTCAAGAGTACTATCACTACTATTTATATCTTCAAACTCCACACGACCAAGCATATATGGACCTATAAGAGCCAATAGGTTCATATCATCCATAGTTTGGATTTTTGAGAAATGATTTACAATAGCCTCTTTCAAAGCACCTTCTGGTAGATTCATCTGAAATATTGGATGAAGTTTTTTGCTATTCCAGCTAGCACTTCTTATAGGCATAGTTAAACTTACTACATCTTTTGCATCGCTTGTATAGTTGAAAATATATTGTTCTTCTTCATAAGCTAAGTTTCCATTATGAGTTTTGTTTAAATATACTTTTAATTTATCTTTGTTCATCTTGTAACTCTTCTAGTGTCTTTGGTCGATTTTTTGGTCTGATACTAAATTCATATCCAAGTAAATCTAAAATAGTCTCAACCTTTTTTATCCCTACTTCATCAACAAAACCATTTTCTATTTTGGAGATTGTTCTTTTTGTGATACCACTAAAATTTTCCATATCATCTTGTGAGTATTTTTTCTCTTTGCGTAAAGTTGTTATTTCTAACCCTAATTGTTCAAGATTCATTTTGATCCTATTTATGAAATATACTTCTCTTTTTTCCTACAAAAAGTACCCTTGGAGTGTATCATAACTTGACAATATTTCTATATCTACTTTATAAAAACTGTTTGAGTCAAAAGCTTAGTGAACTGAGCTTGGGCTTACATTTCTATGATTATTTACTTTTACAACACTTTCACCATCATTTAAAATTAATTGTACTGTAGAATTTTTGAACTCCTTACTATATTTAATTTATCCATTTATAATATCAAAGTAAAAGCAATAAATTAAAGTAAAAAAATGAAGCAGGATTATTAAATAGTATTACAAAGTGATGCACTTTTAAATGATTCATTAGTTCACACCTTCTTTGTATATAATTTTCTTATAGGACATAAAGTTGTCTATTTAATTTATTATAATTACATTAAAAGGCTATAAAAAATGTATCGATAGCCAAAAATAAAAAGGATAATTAAATGCTAATTAAAACAATAAAAGAAAAACTAAACTCTACAGACATTGGAAATTTATATAAAAAAGTTGGGTATAACTCTTCTAAAAAGTTTATAAAAACACTAAATAAACTAAAATCAACAAATAGCACTTATGCTTGGATTTATTCAGCTAATTATGATTTAGTATATAACTCAAAAGACTTTTTAACTAAATTATTTGATGTTTTAGATATTAATGAAAGCTTGGTAGATGATGAAATTAATAAGGTAAGAGAATATTATGAAGAAAAAGAGAAATTTAGAAATTCTTATATTTTTGTAAATACATATTTTAGAAGAAAAAATGAACCTATATTTCCTCTTGCTTTTTGTGAAAAGTATAGAAATATATCTTTGTATAGAAGAGAAGATTTACTTTTTAAATCAAATGGAAAACTACGTAAAAATGTAGAGAAAGTTTCTGAGTCAAAAGCAACTATTTTTATTAAGAATAAAGAATTAATATCAAAGATTCTTTAACCATATAAGTAGACTTATCATAGTCTACTTTATAAAATTTAATTAAAATAATTTATAGACTTATCTCTTTAGCATAAGAAGTAACTTTTTCTTTAATATTGTCAGCTAACCATTGAGGTTCTAATACTTTTATATGTGGGATATACCAAAAAATAATAGGTATTATTTCCATCTCATTTGTAATTTTTATTTCTATTTGTATTGAACCATCTGAATCAATACCTGTGATAGTTTGTCCTTTTAAAAGTTTTCTCTCAAAATATTTTTTAACTGTTTTATCTATTAAAAGTTTTACTGGAAATTCTTCATCAAGATTAAACCAAACAGAATTTGCATATTTTAGTCTTTCTTCTATTATTTCAGGTATTGAGAAAGTTGTATCTTCTAGTTGAACATTTTTTATTGTCTTTAAATGATATTTTTTTAATATATCTTTTTTCTTTTTTATATCAAGTGCAAATAAATACCAATGTTATTAAATTAATTCTAAAATCTATATTCCAATTTAATAAATCCTAATGAACTGATATACAAACACATTATTAAAAAAATTCAACAACTAAAATAAAGAGAACGTAAGAAAGATAAAAGTAAAAAAGAAGCTTTAGTAAAATACTAAAGAATAATTAGAAATAAGCATAAACCGCGCGCAAAAAAAAAGCTTAGCTTTTCGCACTAAAAAAGTGTAAAAAGCTAAGCTAATTTGAATAAATACTCAAGAGCTGGCAGTGACCTACGTTTCCGACAAGGGGACCCTGCAGTATTATCAGCGATGAAGAGCTTGACTTCCAGGTTCGAAATGGGACTGGGTATTTCCTCTTCTCTATAACCACCAGCAAAACTGAGTAATCAATATA from Poseidonibacter antarcticus encodes:
- a CDS encoding helix-turn-helix domain-containing protein, translating into MNLEQLGLEITTLRKEKKYSQDDMENFSGITKRTISKIENGFVDEVGIKKVETILDLLGYEFSIRPKNRPKTLEELQDEQR
- a CDS encoding HipA N-terminal domain-containing protein: MNKDKLKVYLNKTHNGNLAYEEEQYIFNYTSDAKDVVSLTMPIRSASWNSKKLHPIFQMNLPEGALKEAIVNHFSKIQTMDDMNLLALIGPYMLGRVEFEDINSSDSTLELSSILHSSKQNLFSELMDKFAIRSGVSGVQPKLLLKAQDKKTMKFEHYIVKSWEPQYS